The sequence below is a genomic window from Pseudomonadota bacterium.
CACCTGGTCGCTTCCCAGCCGATCACGAAAATCGAAGAACTTCTGGTTGGAGAGCGCCTTCAGCGGCGTGGTGTAGAAGCAGCGGTGCCCATGCGCCAGGGCGCGGTGGGTGGCGTACTCAGCGACCACGGTCTTGCCGGCGCCGGTCGGCGCGCAGACCACGACGTTGCGGCCCTGCTCGAGAGAGCGAATGGCCTGCTTCTGAAAGTCATCGAGGGGGAAAGGGAACAGCCTCTCGAGCCTGAGAGACTCGGCCTGCACGCCTCCCTGACGTCGTTCTGACACGGGCTCTGGTCGCTCCGAAGGGGAATTCACGCCCCGTTGTTCGTGCGGCCGATCCGGCTATCCTGTTTGCGTGGGTGCAGACTGCAGCGCGTCAGGAGGGGCCTCGGTCAACAGGCGTGGAAGCATCTCCATCATCCCCCGAGGAGGTCTTTCCAACCATGAGCGAGCCCTTGGGTCGAATCCGCCCGGTGCAGGCGATCGCCTGTCCCACATGCCGCAGCGTGCTCTCGGAGAACGCCCAGACCCTGGCCATTCAAGGACGGGCTGTGCGATGCGCGAAGTGCCGGACCGAGATCAAACTCCCCGAAGAGGTGCGCGCCGCCCTCCGTCGCAGCCGACAAGACGCCTCGTAAGGGGGGCGCGGAACCGCGCCGGAGCACGCTCACCAGAAGGAATAATCTTCAATCTCCCGAAAGGGCCCTGCAGGTGATCTCCTCGACTGGCAGAGCGTCGAGAAGCGCCGTGAGCTCTCGAAGGAAGTGACCGCCCGTGAACAAGGCCGCTCCCCAGAAGATGGCGGGTCGAGACATCTCTTCGCTGATGTCGAAGGGCCCGCGAGGTTCCGAGGCAGGTTCAGCGCTCCCGCACGGAGGGGTGCAGCAGCTTCCCATCGACAAGATCTCGCCCAACGCGCTGCAGCCGCGCCGCCATTTCGACGACGCTCTGCTGGCAGAGCTCGCTGAATCGATACGCGAGCACGGCGTCCTGCAGCCCGTGATCGTCACGCGCATGGGCGCCGGCTACCAGCTGGTGGTGGGCGAGAGGCGCTGGCGCGCATCTCAGCTCGCGGGCCTCACCGAGATCCCGGTTCTGGTACGTGAGTTCGCGGAGGCCGACGGGCTCGCGGTGGCGCTCATCGAGAACATCCAGCGCCAGGACCTGAACGCCCTCGAAGAAGCTGCAGCCTACCAGTTCCTGATGCGCGAGCATCTCCTTACGCAGGAGGAGGTGGCCGCACGCGTTGGCAAGAGCCGATCGGCCGTTGCAAACGCGGTGCGGCTGCTCAACCTTCCCCAGCCCATCCAGCAAGACGTGGAGGCCGGCGTCATCAGCGCCGGACACGCTCGCGCGCTTCTCTCACTCACGCGGCAGGCCGAGCAGCTGAAGGTGTGGGCACGGGTGAAGAGCCACCACCTCTCGGTGCGTCAGACCGAGGCGTATGTTCGACAGCTCCAGGAAGGCGAGAAGACGAGCTCGTCGAGCAAGCGAAGGCTCCCCCCGGAGTGGATCGACGTGCAGGAGAACCTGCAGCGACACCTCTCTGCCCAGGTGAAGCTCCGGCCGCGCACCCGCGCGGCGGGCAAGATCGAGATCCACTACAGCTCCCCCGATGAGCTCGACCGACTGATTCACACCCTCACAGCCCGGCAGCAAGGGCCCACGCGACGCGCCCGTCTTGACGACAACCTGCTCTGAGACCTCTGCCTGAGCGCCACCCCGAAGCGATGCATACAGGTGTTCGTCTCGCACATCGAGCACCCGGGCTGCTCAGCGCGTGCCCGCGGGCGGTAGGAACGCACATCGCCACGTAGAAGGTGGCCTGCATCCTCCGCTGGAGACGCAGGGCCCGCCGCACATGCAAGACAAACCCCGGAAAGAGCTGCGCGCGCTCTTTGGCCGATACCGGTCACAGACCTTCGCCGACCTGGTCGGCCAGCCGCATATCACCAAAACCCTTCAGAACGCCCTGAAGATGGGTAGAGTGGGGCAGGCCTACCTGTTCTGCGGCCCACGCGGCACCGGCAAGACATCGAGCGCGCGAATCTTCGCCAAGACCATCAACTGCACGGGTCCCGACCCTTCCGCTCCCTACGATACCTCCCCCCTCGAGCCGTGCAATGCGTGTGCCAGCTGCCTGAACATCACCGCGGGCCGGGCCCTCGACGTCATCGAGATGGATGCGGCCTCCAACACCGGCATCGACGACGTGCGCGACTCCGTCATCGGCAAGGCGGAGTACGTTCCAGTTGAGAGCCGCAAGAAGGTCTACATCATCGACGAGGTGCACAAGCTCTCGAGCTCCGCCTTCGCAGCCCTGCTCAAGACCCTCGAGGAGCCTCCCGCGCATCTGGTGTTCATGCTGGCCACCACCGACCCCAACGACCTTCCCGCAACCATCCTGTCACGGTGCCAGCGGTTCGATTATCGACGCATCTCGAACAGCGACATCGCCGCCCGCGTGAGGTACGTCTGCGAGGAAGAGGGCATTCCCATCGAGGAACGGGCGGCCGATCTCATCGCCGAGGCAGCCGACGGCGGCCTGCGTGACGCGCTGGTCATCCTCGAGCAGGCCATCTCATTTGCCGATGGACCCATCACCGCCCGGATCATCGACGATCTGCTGGGCGCAATCAGCAAGGACGCGCTCTTCTCTCTCTGCGGCCACATCCTCGATCAGCAGATCTCCGAAGCCGTCCAGGTGCTCGACCAGCTCCTCGCGGAGGGGCGTGACGCGGTGGTGCTGGCGCGCGACATGATCGCCCACGCCCGGGCCCTGCTGCTCGTCCAGATCTTGAAGAAGCCCGGTGACGCGGAGCATCTGCTGCGCACCTCCAGTGAGATGGTGGAGCGCCTTTCGGCACAGGCGAGCAGCGTCGACAGGGGGCGCCTCATGCGCATGGCAGGCGAGCTTCTCAAGCTCGAGAAGCAGCTCCGCGACAGCGCCCACCCACGCCTGAGCTGGGAGATGGGCATCATCACGATGGCCGCCGAGATCGCCGTGCCAGCGGCCGCGACCGCCCCACCGGCGACTGTGCCGGCCTCGCGCCCCGCGCCGCCACCACCACCGCCGCCGCAGCAGCACGCCCCCGCGCCACCACCGCCGCCGCAGCCGCAGCAGCACGCCCCGGCAGCAGCACCGGGCGAGGTCACCCTCGAGGCCTTCCAGGGGGCGTGGAAGCGCCTGCTCGATGAGATCCGTCGCAGGAAGACGCCTGGTTCCGGCGTATTGCTCCCGTTCCTGACCGATTGCAGGCCCGTTGCCGTGGAAGGCTCACGTTGCGTCATCGGCACCGCGGAATACGGGCAGTTCGAACA
It includes:
- a CDS encoding ParB/RepB/Spo0J family partition protein produces the protein MNKAAPQKMAGRDISSLMSKGPRGSEAGSALPHGGVQQLPIDKISPNALQPRRHFDDALLAELAESIREHGVLQPVIVTRMGAGYQLVVGERRWRASQLAGLTEIPVLVREFAEADGLAVALIENIQRQDLNALEEAAAYQFLMREHLLTQEEVAARVGKSRSAVANAVRLLNLPQPIQQDVEAGVISAGHARALLSLTRQAEQLKVWARVKSHHLSVRQTEAYVRQLQEGEKTSSSSKRRLPPEWIDVQENLQRHLSAQVKLRPRTRAAGKIEIHYSSPDELDRLIHTLTARQQGPTRRARLDDNLL
- the dnaX gene encoding DNA polymerase III subunit gamma/tau; its protein translation is MQDKPRKELRALFGRYRSQTFADLVGQPHITKTLQNALKMGRVGQAYLFCGPRGTGKTSSARIFAKTINCTGPDPSAPYDTSPLEPCNACASCLNITAGRALDVIEMDAASNTGIDDVRDSVIGKAEYVPVESRKKVYIIDEVHKLSSSAFAALLKTLEEPPAHLVFMLATTDPNDLPATILSRCQRFDYRRISNSDIAARVRYVCEEEGIPIEERAADLIAEAADGGLRDALVILEQAISFADGPITARIIDDLLGAISKDALFSLCGHILDQQISEAVQVLDQLLAEGRDAVVLARDMIAHARALLLVQILKKPGDAEHLLRTSSEMVERLSAQASSVDRGRLMRMAGELLKLEKQLRDSAHPRLSWEMGIITMAAEIAVPAAATAPPATVPASRPAPPPPPPPQQHAPAPPPPPQPQQHAPAAAPGEVTLEAFQGAWKRLLDEIRRRKTPGSGVLLPFLTDCRPVAVEGSRCVIGTAEYGQFEQEKLEARRAGLSEILSELMGQPVQLTLRRTTRTPAATRSTQPDDSAHASFVDEAGDLFKGTVIE